One window of Candidatus Regiella endosymbiont of Tuberolachnus salignus genomic DNA carries:
- a CDS encoding helix-turn-helix transcriptional regulator, whose product MKTDNNVQYTADEISKQLILLCESSTNPWGIKDNESRYLYANKAWFELLNLPANFRLKGRLDSDIPHASAKFACYFQEHDRQVRETQQSLSSLNIYPYGRKQIVQPYICEKFPLYNEKGKCIGIIFHSRKCAFFSALQCINGELPNLPVFHSTKKLFSKKELEVIFFALYSLSAKEIAKKLHLSHRTIENTLQKIYRKAGINCLNQLITFCKIKGLDNYIPPQRLPIGSQLIDVGVKFLF is encoded by the coding sequence ATGAAAACGGATAATAACGTACAATATACGGCGGATGAGATATCAAAACAGCTGATATTGCTGTGCGAAAGTAGCACGAACCCCTGGGGCATTAAGGATAATGAATCACGCTACTTGTATGCGAATAAAGCCTGGTTTGAACTGTTGAATCTTCCCGCTAATTTTAGGCTCAAGGGTCGATTGGACAGCGATATTCCGCATGCTAGCGCAAAGTTTGCCTGTTATTTTCAGGAGCATGACCGCCAAGTCCGTGAAACGCAACAAAGTCTCTCTTCACTGAATATTTATCCCTATGGGCGTAAGCAAATAGTTCAACCTTATATTTGTGAAAAATTCCCGCTTTATAATGAAAAGGGGAAATGTATAGGAATTATTTTTCACAGCAGAAAATGCGCCTTCTTTTCTGCGCTGCAATGTATTAATGGAGAACTACCTAATTTACCGGTTTTTCATTCAACAAAGAAATTGTTTTCTAAAAAAGAACTTGAGGTGATATTTTTTGCTTTATATTCTCTGAGTGCTAAAGAGATAGCCAAAAAACTACATCTTTCTCACCGAACCATAGAAAACACATTACAAAAAATATATCGAAAAGCAGGAATAAATTGTCTAAATCAATTAATAACATTTTGCAAAATAAAAGGATTAGATAACTACATCCCACCTCAACGTCTCCCTATAGGCAGTCAACTGATTGACGTGGGTGTTAAATTTCTATTCTAA
- a CDS encoding transposase, giving the protein MRKEFSKHLAVYYWKPVLWARTHCLITAGGAPLSILKDYIQNQDKPK; this is encoded by the coding sequence ATTCGTAAGGAGTTTTCAAAGCACCTTGCAGTGTACTACTGGAAACCTGTTTTATGGGCGAGGACTCACTGCTTGATAACCGCAGGGGGTGCTCCACTTAGCATTCTGAAAGACTACATACAGAATCAAGATAAACCAAAGTGA
- a CDS encoding transposase, translating to MKVFSTLWAKGDWRQISDVIVDKGYDFYDVKKFIRDSGKYPLIPRRQGAIYSGIPPKDKEKYKTRNAIERFFGKIKEHKRLALRFDKLDITFFSFFAIACLKVFKLLC from the coding sequence ATAAAAGTCTTTTCTACCTTGTGGGCAAAAGGAGACTGGAGACAGATAAGCGATGTCATCGTGGATAAAGGTTACGATTTTTATGATGTCAAAAAGTTTATTCGTGATAGCGGAAAATACCCGCTGATCCCCCGCCGCCAAGGCGCGATTTATTCCGGTATCCCGCCAAAAGATAAAGAAAAATATAAAACACGTAATGCCATTGAACGTTTCTTCGGCAAAATAAAAGAACATAAAAGACTCGCTTTGCGCTTTGATAAGCTTGATATCACCTTCTTTTCTTTTTTCGCCATCGCTTGTCTTAAGGTCTTTAAATTACTTTGTTAA
- a CDS encoding ATP-binding protein, whose protein sequence is MLDYQEEITCLEKHLLALAQPPMAIPNTAVFTQNAYCKKHGSYEQRIREFNVISCVASHSTCPDCIRDKIAALRQAQQENDKRLSEQQIIRLMQGLNLPPRFQSATLNNFEPINKEAAHCLKVCQAYANQWPERLKQGGGIVMCGKPGTGKNHLALAIAQHVITAYQASALFTSALHLVRLYKSTWTKPTQMTEAEVLRMHISPELLIIDEIGVQFGSDTEKIILFDIINNRYEGMKPTILLSNLPKEALAQFMGERVMDRMNEGGGCTLAFTWDSYRSRVT, encoded by the coding sequence ATGCTTGATTATCAGGAAGAAATCACGTGTCTGGAAAAGCATCTCCTCGCCCTTGCGCAGCCACCGATGGCTATTCCCAACACCGCCGTGTTTACCCAAAATGCCTACTGTAAAAAACATGGATCTTATGAACAGCGTATTCGAGAATTCAATGTGATTAGCTGTGTCGCCAGCCATTCAACCTGCCCAGACTGTATCCGAGATAAAATTGCGGCGCTTCGGCAAGCTCAACAGGAAAACGATAAACGTCTCTCTGAGCAACAGATTATCCGCTTGATGCAGGGTTTGAATTTGCCCCCACGTTTTCAATCAGCGACGTTGAATAATTTTGAGCCCATCAATAAAGAGGCTGCGCACTGCCTGAAAGTGTGTCAAGCCTACGCCAATCAGTGGCCTGAACGACTCAAACAAGGCGGGGGGATAGTGATGTGTGGCAAACCCGGCACAGGCAAAAACCACTTAGCGCTGGCCATTGCTCAGCATGTTATCACTGCCTACCAGGCATCGGCACTGTTCACCTCAGCCCTGCACTTGGTGCGATTATATAAATCAACCTGGACTAAGCCGACGCAGATGACAGAGGCCGAGGTGCTGCGGATGCACATCTCACCAGAGTTGTTAATCATTGATGAAATAGGCGTTCAATTTGGCTCTGACACAGAGAAAATTATCTTGTTTGACATCATCAACAATCGGTACGAAGGGATGAAACCGACCATTTTGCTCAGTAATCTGCCAAAAGAAGCCTTAGCGCAGTTTATGGGTGAACGTGTGATGGATCGGATGAACGAGGGCGGGGGCTGCACACTGGCGTTTACCTGGGACAGTTATCGATCGAGGGTGACTTAG
- a CDS encoding transcriptional regulator, giving the protein MAIVDITQFSEFREVFPELTPVQFETAMLFALGISQKDIAALRSVSYPVVNATLEEIKIKLNFYSLNSLLAVFQVRLVFFALRGCVLQRKNERKITGR; this is encoded by the coding sequence ATGGCTATAGTCGATATTACTCAATTTTCTGAATTTCGGGAAGTCTTTCCTGAATTAACCCCTGTCCAATTTGAAACCGCGATGCTTTTTGCGTTAGGCATATCGCAAAAAGACATCGCAGCGTTGCGGTCAGTGTCATATCCCGTGGTAAACGCGACGTTGGAAGAGATAAAAATCAAACTTAATTTCTATTCACTCAACAGCTTGTTGGCGGTATTTCAAGTGCGTCTTGTGTTTTTTGCGTTACGGGGATGTGTTCTACAAAGAAAGAATGAGAGGAAGATAACCGGCCGTTAA
- a CDS encoding IS200/IS605 family accessory protein TnpB-related protein: MPTGNAFFVELVYKFKSMPKVLLNKSNALGINNLATLISNQPAVQPVLVNGKMIKSVKRLCWINDYLHKVSRFIINYALMADAGTLVIGHNFEWKKSINIGKLNNQKFVSIPHARLIEMIHYKADETGLTVIVKEESYISKDSHSSD; the protein is encoded by the coding sequence GTGCCAACAGGCAATGCATTCTTCGTTGAGTTGGTTTATAAGTTCAAGTCAATGCCTAAAGTCTTGCTGAATAAGAGCAATGCTTTAGGCATCAATAATCTTGCCACCCTTATTTCAAACCAGCCAGCTGTTCAACCTGTTCTGGTTAACGGGAAGATGATTAAATCAGTTAAACGATTATGCTGGATAAATGATTATCTCCACAAGGTGAGTCGTTTCATTATCAATTACGCTTTGATGGCCGACGCAGGAACCCTTGTTATTGGTCACAACTTCGAATGGAAAAAATCCATTAACATCGGCAAGCTGAATAACCAAAAATTTGTCAGCATTCCTCATGCCAGGCTTATCGAGATGATTCACTATAAAGCCGATGAAACCGGGCTCACTGTGATTGTAAAAGAGGAAAGTTACATCAGCAAAGATAGCCACAGCTCAGATTAG
- a CDS encoding IS701 family transposase — translation MKPSRLNYCQYLMVSQINYTLTNFADHTQDMSHDAINRYLRKGHVTGSAVWAQVRGDMVPSPDGYIVFDDTVLDKNFSQQIELVQRQYSGNAHRVIKGIGVVNCLYVNPSTEQFWVIDFRIYHPEGDGKSKLDHVQDMLNNVVRHKCLPFAAVLMDTWYATKKMMLFIESLHRCYYCPLKDNRLVDDSCGVNPYRHVDSLIWDEYELAHGKTIKIKNFPKMHKVQVFRVVVSTHRTDFVVTNDLSQDSTSGTHQVCGWRWKIEQFHREAKQLTGLEKCQCRRARIQRNHIACAFLVWIRLAQIARSTSKTLYRIKQGLLDDYLCQQLKKPSIIMRFA, via the coding sequence ATGAAACCAAGCCGCTTAAACTACTGCCAGTATCTGATGGTAAGCCAGATAAATTACACCTTGACGAATTTTGCTGATCACACGCAAGACATGAGTCACGATGCGATTAATCGCTATTTGCGAAAAGGTCACGTAACGGGAAGCGCTGTGTGGGCACAAGTAAGGGGTGATATGGTGCCATCTCCAGACGGCTATATTGTGTTCGACGACACGGTATTGGACAAAAATTTTTCGCAGCAGATTGAGTTGGTGCAACGTCAATACAGTGGTAACGCCCACCGCGTCATCAAAGGCATTGGCGTCGTGAATTGTCTGTACGTCAATCCTAGCACGGAACAATTTTGGGTCATTGATTTTCGTATTTACCATCCTGAGGGTGACGGCAAATCTAAACTCGATCATGTGCAGGATATGCTGAACAACGTAGTACGACATAAGTGCCTGCCCTTTGCTGCCGTGTTGATGGATACCTGGTATGCGACTAAGAAGATGATGCTATTTATCGAATCGTTGCACCGATGTTACTACTGCCCACTGAAAGACAATCGTTTGGTGGATGATTCATGCGGGGTAAATCCTTATCGTCACGTGGATTCTCTCATCTGGGACGAATATGAACTCGCTCATGGAAAGACGATCAAAATCAAAAATTTTCCAAAAATGCATAAGGTGCAAGTGTTCCGGGTTGTGGTGTCTACACACCGCACGGATTTTGTCGTGACTAACGACCTTTCTCAAGACTCTACCTCGGGCACACACCAAGTGTGTGGCTGGCGCTGGAAGATTGAGCAGTTTCACCGTGAAGCAAAACAACTCACTGGACTCGAAAAATGCCAATGTCGCCGTGCTCGGATCCAACGTAATCATATTGCTTGCGCTTTTCTAGTTTGGATCCGATTGGCTCAAATTGCTCGAAGCACAAGCAAAACGCTTTATCGTATTAAGCAAGGCTTGCTCGATGATTATCTTTGTCAACAGCTCAAAAAACCTTCTATTATTATGCGATTTGCGTA
- a CDS encoding transcriptional regulator: protein MAAFDMTQFSEFREIFPELTPVQFETAMLFALGISQKDIAALRSVSYSAVKKTLFQTKNKFEPHSLYRLSTVFHVRFVLFVLQG, encoded by the coding sequence ATGGCTGCTTTCGATATGACTCAATTTTCTGAATTTCGGGAAATCTTTCCTGAACTCACCCCCGTCCAGTTTGAAACCGCGATGCTTTTTGCTTTGGGAATATCCCAGAAAGACATTGCAGCGTTGCGGTCAGTGTCATACTCGGCAGTAAAAAAGACGCTTTTTCAGACAAAGAATAAATTTGAGCCGCATTCGCTCTATCGTCTTTCTACTGTGTTCCATGTACGTTTTGTACTTTTCGTATTACAGGGGTAA
- a CDS encoding helix-turn-helix domain-containing protein, translating to MKNLSERIRQRRSALKITQVELAKKTGVKQQSIQQIEAGITKRPRYLLELAKALQCNPHWLMYGEEKSSRLSSRNPPSLTF from the coding sequence ATGAAAAACCTATCTGAACGGATTAGACAACGACGTTCAGCACTGAAAATAACTCAGGTCGAACTTGCCAAAAAAACGGGTGTTAAACAGCAATCCATTCAGCAAATTGAGGCTGGAATCACCAAACGGCCGCGTTATCTATTGGAACTTGCCAAAGCACTCCAGTGCAACCCTCATTGGTTGATGTATGGGGAAGAAAAGTCAAGTCGTCTAAGCTCACGGAACCCACCTTCACTTACATTTTAA
- the ltrA gene encoding group II intron reverse transcriptase/maturase, translating into MIKTTINLQDLRRKIYIKAKADKSWRFWGIYVHVGKMETLRTSYKLAKQNKGAPGVDGVTFEEIESAGVDNFLESIRKDLLSKTYYPLRNRKRAIPKAGGQSRMLSIPTIRDRVVQGAVKLILEAIFEADFQPGSFGYRPKRTAAEAVEQVTVAAIKNMTRVIDVDLKSYFDTVRHDILLSKIATRVNDKEVMRLLKLILKAGGKCGVPQGGPLSPLLSNIYLNEVDKMLERAKGVTGTDGYQHIAYARWADDLIIMIDSYRKWDWLAAGVYKRLKEELMKLGVTLNLEKTRQVDLKQDESFSFLGFVFRRTKTKQGKWGIMKTPKMDARTRLLQKLKAVFRGHQSQPIDRVIYLINPILRGWVNYYRIGNSSRCFTYVKDWVEKKARRHLMKARRRQGFGWGRWSREGFYQKLGLYSDYKIRYYPVPKVSPAR; encoded by the coding sequence ATGATAAAAACAACCATTAATTTGCAAGACCTGAGAAGGAAGATATACATCAAAGCGAAGGCTGATAAATCTTGGCGATTTTGGGGTATCTATGTTCATGTTGGTAAGATGGAAACGTTGCGTACCTCCTATAAGCTGGCGAAACAAAACAAGGGGGCACCAGGAGTAGATGGGGTGACCTTTGAAGAAATTGAGTCCGCAGGGGTAGACAACTTTCTTGAATCCATCAGGAAGGATTTACTCTCCAAGACCTACTACCCACTGAGGAATCGGAAACGGGCGATACCGAAAGCTGGAGGGCAATCCAGGATGTTAAGTATTCCCACTATTCGAGACCGCGTAGTGCAAGGTGCAGTCAAACTCATTCTAGAAGCGATATTCGAGGCAGATTTCCAGCCGGGCTCTTTTGGTTATCGCCCCAAGCGAACGGCTGCTGAAGCAGTAGAACAGGTAACAGTAGCAGCTATCAAGAATATGACGCGAGTCATCGATGTCGATCTCAAATCGTATTTTGACACCGTGCGCCACGATATTTTGTTAAGCAAAATAGCAACGCGCGTGAATGACAAAGAAGTCATGCGGCTACTCAAGCTGATACTGAAAGCAGGTGGGAAATGTGGGGTACCTCAAGGCGGTCCGTTGTCGCCATTACTGAGCAATATCTATCTCAATGAGGTAGATAAGATGCTTGAACGAGCAAAGGGGGTAACGGGTACGGATGGATATCAGCATATTGCATACGCGAGATGGGCTGATGATCTTATCATAATGATCGACAGCTATAGAAAATGGGATTGGCTGGCAGCGGGTGTCTACAAACGACTGAAAGAAGAACTCATGAAGTTGGGAGTAACACTTAATTTAGAAAAGACACGACAAGTTGATCTGAAGCAAGATGAATCCTTCAGTTTTCTAGGGTTTGTTTTTAGAAGAACGAAAACAAAGCAAGGGAAATGGGGAATCATGAAAACACCGAAGATGGACGCGAGAACACGGCTTTTACAGAAATTAAAAGCGGTGTTCAGAGGCCATCAGTCTCAACCGATTGATCGGGTCATTTATCTCATCAATCCGATACTCAGAGGCTGGGTGAATTATTATAGGATCGGTAATTCAAGTCGATGTTTTACCTACGTTAAAGATTGGGTAGAAAAGAAAGCGAGACGTCATTTAATGAAGGCACGTCGACGGCAAGGCTTCGGCTGGGGGAGATGGAGTAGGGAAGGGTTTTATCAAAAATTAGGTTTATATTCAGACTATAAGATTAGATATTACCCAGTACCGAAAGTGTCGCCAGCCAGATAG
- a CDS encoding LexA family protein, giving the protein MSIADRVRSRRTELGLTQKDLAKRVDTSQQAIEQLENGKTKRPRYLPELANALNCQLYWLLNGGEHKDEPNNVAYITPHKRTKVYPLIRWAQARNWSESIEPYYNVSEIEEWPESAAHVMGEAFWLRVKGDSMTSLIGVSVSENTLILVDTGREVKDGNLVIAKLTDANEATFKKYIIDAGKNYLKPLNPSYPLIPINGNCQIIGVVIEAKMRLI; this is encoded by the coding sequence ATGAGTATTGCGGATAGAGTTCGAAGCAGACGAACAGAATTGGGCCTTACTCAAAAAGATTTAGCCAAACGAGTCGATACTTCTCAACAAGCTATTGAACAATTGGAAAATGGTAAAACAAAAAGACCACGCTATCTTCCTGAGCTTGCTAACGCTCTGAATTGTCAACTTTATTGGTTATTAAACGGGGGCGAGCATAAAGACGAACCTAACAACGTTGCCTATATCACTCCTCATAAGCGAACAAAAGTTTATCCATTGATCAGATGGGCACAAGCTCGTAATTGGAGTGAATCTATTGAACCTTATTATAATGTTTCTGAAATTGAAGAATGGCCAGAATCAGCGGCTCATGTCATGGGAGAAGCTTTTTGGCTACGTGTCAAAGGGGATTCTATGACATCACTTATCGGTGTGAGTGTGTCAGAAAATACACTTATTCTTGTCGATACAGGCCGTGAGGTTAAAGATGGAAATTTAGTTATTGCAAAGTTAACTGATGCCAATGAAGCAACGTTCAAGAAATACATCATTGACGCAGGAAAAAATTACCTAAAACCATTAAACCCAAGCTATCCACTCATCCCCATCAATGGTAATTGTCAGATCATCGGCGTAGTAATCGAGGCAAAAATGCGACTTATTTAA
- a CDS encoding transposase, whose translation MKNRHYPIKASDFIKEIEPHIFKYYKRPGRPTGISHYHFFSAVLYVLKTGIPWRDVPTFYGHWHTIYTRFKRWSENGLFWHLLYLLQKKKKISLDCVWIDSTTVSLHRPGSGSLKKRSSVDRARS comes from the coding sequence ATGAAAAACAGACATTATCCGATCAAAGCGTCCGATTTTATAAAAGAAATCGAGCCTCATATTTTTAAATATTACAAGCGTCCAGGCAGACCCACGGGTATCAGCCATTATCACTTTTTCTCGGCAGTGTTATACGTATTGAAAACCGGTATCCCTTGGCGTGACGTGCCTACTTTTTATGGCCACTGGCATACGATTTACACACGTTTTAAACGCTGGAGTGAGAATGGGCTATTCTGGCATTTGCTTTATCTATTGCAGAAAAAAAAGAAAATCAGCCTTGACTGCGTCTGGATAGACAGCACCACAGTGAGCCTACACCGCCCTGGCTCAGGGAGTTTAAAAAAAAGGAGTTCAGTCGATAGGGCGCGGTCGTAA
- a CDS encoding replication protein: MSNIAYVNFCPHTKGEERHVVDTDNGYTRLANELLEAILRAGLTQNQLLIALAVIRKTYGFNKKRDWVSNAQLSALTGLPETRCSTVKNELIKLGILISAGRSVGINKAILSWKTKVNTISKTLTVSVKKTFKETVNRPLQNLLTTKDTITKDKKDNIKIVPIIPKSVAQKINKATQQPSGFTPSEKHTSLANELGVNLLSEFAVFVDYHASKGSKFKNWDAALNTWLRNAVKFGIKPQSASHRMTENFNEKHYGVSDIPVWME, translated from the coding sequence ATGAGTAATATCGCTTATGTAAATTTTTGTCCGCATACAAAGGGTGAAGAACGTCATGTGGTTGATACCGATAACGGTTATACCCGTTTGGCTAATGAATTGCTTGAGGCAATTTTACGGGCGGGATTAACACAGAATCAGCTATTGATCGCGCTGGCGGTGATACGTAAAACATACGGGTTCAATAAAAAACGGGATTGGGTTAGTAATGCTCAACTTTCAGCCCTGACGGGACTGCCAGAAACTCGATGCAGCACCGTTAAAAACGAGCTGATTAAATTAGGCATATTGATTTCAGCAGGCAGATCGGTAGGCATAAACAAGGCGATTTTAAGCTGGAAAACCAAGGTTAACACAATCAGTAAAACATTGACGGTATCTGTAAAGAAAACCTTTAAGGAAACGGTAAATCGTCCTTTACAGAATCTGTTAACCACAAAAGACACTATTACAAAAGACAAAAAAGACAATATAAAGATAGTGCCTATAATACCAAAAAGCGTTGCCCAAAAAATTAACAAAGCCACGCAACAACCCTCAGGATTTACCCCTTCTGAAAAACACACCTCATTGGCCAATGAACTGGGCGTCAACCTGCTCAGTGAATTTGCTGTGTTTGTGGATTATCACGCTTCTAAAGGGTCAAAGTTCAAAAATTGGGATGCCGCCTTAAATACCTGGCTCAGAAATGCGGTGAAGTTTGGTATTAAACCACAGTCTGCCTCCCACCGGATGACTGAAAATTTTAATGAAAAACACTATGGCGTTTCGGATATACCGGTCTGGATGGAGTGA